A stretch of the uncultured Desulfobacter sp. genome encodes the following:
- a CDS encoding HypC/HybG/HupF family hydrogenase formation chaperone, with amino-acid sequence MCLAVPSKIIEINNALAKVEVDGVVREASLMLLEDAGIGDYVIIHAGFAISKVDEEAALQTIADMRKILELGGDPA; translated from the coding sequence ATGTGTTTAGCAGTACCTTCAAAAATTATAGAAATTAACAATGCGCTGGCCAAGGTGGAAGTGGACGGGGTGGTCCGGGAGGCCAGTCTGATGCTGCTCGAAGATGCCGGCATTGGGGATTATGTTATTATTCATGCCGGATTTGCCATTTCAAAGGTAGATGAAGAGGCGGCCTTGCAAACCATTGCAGATATGCGCAAGATACTTGAACTGGGTGGCGATCCGGCCTGA